The Aedes aegypti strain LVP_AGWG chromosome 1, AaegL5.0 Primary Assembly, whole genome shotgun sequence sequence TGAAATTCaactgtttttactttttttaaaagTTCTGTCCCATATTTGACGAGTCCAAGTGTGTACTTTGCATGTTGTAATTGATAAGCACTAATCAGCCATTTTGAGCTATACTGAAAAGTTGATCTACTTCATAAATACGATTTTTTTACACTGAATGTCATAACTTCCTTCGTTCATAGCGGATGTGAAGAATTTTTAATGGGATCCAAGCATTTCTAAGGGATTTTCAGGCATCGCCGAAGGAGTTCCAGGAGGCTCTTAGTGGTTTCAGAAGAGTTTTTACTGGTTTCCAACGGGCTTTTGTGAGTTTCCGAGGAattcaaaaagttttccaaCAAAATCTCAGGCTTTCAGGGATTATTAAAGTCTTTCAGTTGCCTCTAGATCCCTAtaaattttcagagaaatccGAAATTTTTTCCAACCATATGATTTGGGAATTGGAAGCTTTCCTTGGAAACCTCCTTGAATTTTTGAAAGCCCAGAACACCCCTATGAACCTCATGAAAATGCCCAATTAATCACTTGCCCGCTTTTAGGGCTGTTAAACGGCTAATATATGGCATGTCAGCTGTATAacagcactatattagcacgctGAGCGAGTTTAAGTCCTATGTGGTTATTTGGGTAATGGGAAACTCCTGAGAATCGTTTGTATGTGAACTCttggaaaaactatgaaaatccgGAAAAGCCCTTTAGAAAGAAACCAACATTAGGTCTTCGCAAACTTATTTGGATTCCTTGGGATTCCAAGCTTCGGGTCACAATCCTGGTTGAATCTCTTTTGGAGTTGGATTTCatggagaaattaaaattttcacaaatgtcagctaatttatgcccagCAGGTGCATTTTAAGTCACTGTTGGTCttaagtgttcgaaatatgagtcaaaacggtacactgAATTAATTCCAATCTCTCCTTTGGAAACTCTGAAAATCTTTGAGAGTCTCCAGAGCGTTTGGAATTAGAATCAGACGTTTGTCCCTTTTAGATAACCTAGAGTCCCTTGGTGATTTCTCGACAACTACTAAGAAATTCCTGAGCTCCTTTTACAGCCCTACGAAAACCATTGGAATTCACCTTACCatttgatataattttaaaacttaTAAAACTTGATTTATTGAACCTTTGAAAACCTCtagataggggcccagatagccgtagcggtaaacgcgcagccattcagcaagaccaagctgagggtcgtgggttcgaatcccaccggttggaaattttctcgacttcccagagcatagagtatcttcgttcctgccacacgatatacgcatgcaaaaatggtcattggcacagtaagttctcagttaataactgtggaagtgctcataagaacactaagctgagaagcaggctctgtcccagtaggaacgtaatgccaggaagaagaagaaggttttgAAAATGCCCGGGAACCCTTAAGGATAGTATCTGAGCACATTTCAAAGCTTCAAGAGAttggcctgttgtgtgttggcatggtgtgggactcacgttaggcgtgtTTAAAAACTTAACAACTTTCCCTCTTGCTTCGCGAATTACACAGCTAGACTCCGAtggtggactcagcctactccgactcgaagttggtcggccaagtgccggggtcggttctgcaattccggttggaagaTGACTTCTGGTTTGCAGGCGCCCTGACGACTTATTAcagatactacgctacgcccgctctactcgatcTAGTCCCCGActgaggatctagcctactcccaTCACAGCCCTCTAGTTTTCACGCCATCTCCATGCTGGCACGTGTTCTGCACGATGCTGTCCGGACTTAAGACGCTTGCGGTTTCAGACATCATCTAGCTTCGTATATCCCTAAATCGAAGGTTGTCGAATTATAACACGCTtcggtgtctcctcgatatttggacaggccggacaaAGTGGAGACACTGAGTGTCCGAATCTGTGTAGATATTTCCgaaagcatccatggcctgacaaaaACTGGGTAAGAAAGAAGTTAACctctccatgttttctggtcgtccgcaccgacacgttaggaatgaaCTTGTGGGTCCAacttcctttctccgagttattccACTTCTGCTGTCACTTGACCGTTGTATCCAATctgatggtattcctcacattccttgTGTCACTTTGCTGGTAGCATGAtatgtcctcagccagagtgatgcaggTGGGGATCATTCCGACGGTAGGCACTGGCCACCCGTAAAGCCATGAGCCGCAACATACCTGCCAGCTTATCTCGATAGCCTTTGGttcccaacgctgcagcccaaACCGGGAACCCGTATCTCAATATGGACGATGATACGatcgccagaagacgcctcgtactgcttCTTGGTCATCCAGCagtgttgggcatgatcctagctACAGTGTTATCTGCTTTCGTTGCCTTTTCGCGGGtatagtctacgtggctgttgaagtttagactGTCGTCGACCCTTACTCCAAGGTGCCTCAAAGAGCGCTTCGATGAGATTACGTCACCTGCGAGGTTGATCTCGAACTGTTGAACTTCCTTGCAGTTACTGACCAACACCATCTCCGTTTTGAGATGAGCCAAcagcagcttgactccagtcatccacgattcagTGATGTCTAGCGATTCCACCGTCAGCACCTCCACCTTCTCCGCAGTATTGCCAGTTATCGTAAGAACGACGTCATTTGCGAACCCGACtatctcgactccattcggcagtgtCAATCTTAGCTCCCGCCGTTACTTTGCTTGACCAGGGACGGAGATTTGTGTCGTAAACCAGTACCCGGTTCGGAAAGTAGCTTTGCAGAACATTACACAGATATTCGGGGACCCGCCTTCAGTGTAGGGCTGCGGCGATACCCttccaactggcactgttgaacgcgttcttaacaTCTATCGATACCACTGCCTAGTATCGATTGCCTCGCCTCTTTTGCTTAGACGCTTTCTCCGAGTACGCGATGACCGTCCAAATAGCATCAaccgtcgaagtctttttacggaatccgagctaccttttcgacaatccgtttTCGCCTTCCatgtagatcgtcagcctgccgaggatAACCTTCTTCAGAAGTTTACCAAGATTATCCAGCAAACATATTGttctatatgaagcaggatctcctggcggttttcccggttttggcagcAACACCAGCTCCTGTACCTTTCATCTGTCTAGGAAGTAGCCTTCCGCTACACACTTCTGCAATGCTGTCCTTAATATATCTGGGAACTTCAAGATTGCTGCCGTTAGCGTTACGTTAGAGATACCATCTGGGccgggagctttgttcagcttcaatctTTTCGCAATcgttatcagctcggcgttAGAAACTTCAATATCGGCATTTTCTTCATCTACGTCAGCATACGGTGTGACCTCCACTACCAACTTCAGTTTGTAGGAGCAAATTTCAGCTGGTATTACAAGGTCCTTGATCTTCGCCATTCCTACCTGATAGGCGTTGCCCCAGTTATTTGTGTCAGCTTCCCGACACAACTCCTTGCCAAGAATATTTCTAACCTGCAAAGATCGTCATGAAGCGGGGCTCGAACCCGACATCTTTACCATGACTAGCTGTGCGATTACTGCTACGGCTTTTGGAGTCTTTATGTTCCTATTATATTCCAAATGATTGTTGGAGGTTTTCAAGGTATTCGGAATATGGAAGATTTCGATGTTTTCGGAACCCTTGGAAACGCTTTGGGCTTCTCTGTAAACTCTAGGTTATCACTGTTaatctttcgaaaatcttttcgAGAATGTCTATACCCATCTCCAGATTgcccttcaaaaaattattgtgAAGCTTAGGGATCACCTGGTTACCCAGGGTTGATACTGATACTTCTGAAACCCCCCGGGAACATTGCAAAGGACAAACCCACGTTTAACGGACTAAATTCACTCAAATTACGAGCTAAGGATTCCCAAAGAACTTTGAGCTCTGGCGTATTTACGGATATATTAAATTTCGGAAGATTTCAAAAGGTTTCTATTGAAAACTTATTAAGGCTTTTAGTAGATGTAATGGAACATTATTGAGCCCGTTTTAAAAAGAAGGAACGGGTGAAGTAAGGAAGCAGACAAAGAGAGAAGTACAGAAAAATTTATGATCAGTAGAGAAGCGCAAAAGCACAGGAAGACTTAGTGGATTATGGTAAGCCGTAGAAAGCTTAGGAGTGAAAATTGTTTCCACTCGCATACAGCTGAATCACTTTACACGCTTTCTCCAATAGCTTAAGTAGTTCACAAAACTATCATATGGCTCTACTTCAGTTCCACATTATCAACTGTCCACCACATCTACCTTCCCACTCATCTGTACTCGACCACGTCCATGTTCTATGTGTCCATCGCCCGTTCGATCAAACCAAACTAACCCCTCCCCTCTCTTTCCACGGAACGACCCCCGCAACCCACCGATAACCAGCTGAACCCCCAGCACTGCATCCCCACCCTGGTGGACAATGGCTTCTCGCTGTGGGAGTCCCGCGCCATCATCGCCTATCTGGTCGAAAAGTACGGCAAGGACGACAAACTGTACCCGAAGGATCCCCAGAAGCGTGCCGTCGTGAACCAGCGGCTGTATTTCGACCAGGGCACTCTGTACCAGCGCTTCGCCGACTACTTCTACCCGCAGGTCTTCGCCAAGCAGGCCCCCGTTCCGGACAACGAGAAGAAGATGCTCGATGCGCTGGACTTCCTGAACACATTCCTCAAGGACTCGAAGTACGTGGCCGGCGATGAGCTGACCATTGCCGATCTGAGCATCCTGGCGACGGTTTCCACCTTCGATGTGGCCAAGGTGGACCTGAGCAAGTACCCGAATGTGGCCAGCTGGTACGAGCGGCTGCGCAAGGAAGCCCCGGGCGCGGACATCAACGAAGCCGGCTGCAAGGAGTTCGCCAAGTACTTCGAGAAGTGATTGGGCGGTTGTTTGGGATGTTGATTTTGTGTATGTTAAGTTTGAAAATAAATCTGCTGAGTTTGTGAGAGACTTCTAAAAGCGCATGGTTTTTTGATTTGTTTGCGACCGAAGGAAGGTGATGATTTGAACTGAGGTTTTGTGTTTGTTTCTCAAGCTGAACCCGCAGCACTGCGTTCCGACGCTGGTCGACGGCGACTTTTCGTTGTGGGAGTCTCGAGCGATCATGATCTACCTGGTGGATCGGTATGCAAAGGGGGAGAAACTGTACCCGAAAGATCCGCAGAAGCGAGCCGTGGTCAATCAGCGGTTGTACTTCGATATGGGAACACTGTATCAACGGTTCGGCGATTACTACTATCCGCAGATATTCGAAGGAGCTGCTGCAAATTCGGAAAACTACCGGAAGATCGGAGAAGCGTTGGAGTTTTTGGAAGTATTTTTGCACGATCAACAGTTCGTGGCTGGAGGGAACTGCCTAACGCTAGCGGATTTGAGTGTACTGGCAACACTTACAACGTTTGAAGTGGCCGGATATGACTTTTCGGGGTACAAAAGTGTTCACGAGTGGTATGGAAGGATTCAGAAGGTGGCTCTGGGTGCCGACATCAATCGAGAGTGGGCAGAAGCTGCTCGACAATTTTTCGAAAAGGTTAAAGCCCCTGCGCAGTAGGCTTTGATTCACGCGTTGACGCCTACTTTGTTTCAAAGTTGCTAATTCAAACAGATAATAAATCTAACGTCATCGTTATTTGCATACTTCAATAGTGTTTTATCTTCCCTTCTCGTACAGCTGAGTCACGACAATCAACCGCTCAAGATTTCATGTCTGTCAACAATTACCCATGCGGGCAGTCAATTAACGTCCCCAAGTTTATCTCTTACAGCTGAACCCGCAGCACACCATCCCAACCTTGGTCGACAATGGCTTCTCCCTGTGGGAGTCCCGCGCCATTATGGGCTACCTGGTCGAAAAGTACGGCAAGGACGACAAACTGTACCCGAAGGATCCCCAGAAGCGTGCCCTGGTCAACCAGCGCCTGTACTTTGACATGGGAGTGTTCTACCAGCGTTTCGGAGACTACTGGTACCCGCAGATCTTTGCCAAGCAGCCCGCCAACCCCGAAAACTTCAAGAAGATGGAAGAGGCCGCCGGTTTCCTGAACACCTTCCTGGAGGGCCACCAGTACGCTGCTGGCGATGAGCTGACCATTGCCGATTTGAGCTTGGCCGCCTCCGCTGCCACCTACGAGGTCGCTGGATTCGATTTCTCAAAGTACCCCAATGTGCAAGCTTGGCTCGAACGGTGCAAGAAGAACGCCCCTGGCTACGACCTGAACCAGGCCGGCGCCGACGAGTTCAAGGCAAAGTTCCTGTCCGGAATGTAAGACATAGTCCGGTGCACTCATTCCCAGCCTTTGCTGAGCTTTTATCACATTAAGGTAACGCAcaatgtcgaatgtttacattAAACACAAATCGTCGGTTAAGAATCTTCTGAAACGAAGCagaccttgatttttttttattgcgagTCATTTACTTTGAAAGAAATCCCTTTGCACGTGTGGCAAACAACGCGATGAATAtggcttactttgatcgaccgTTCTCCTTCATGAATAATGATGCAAAAGAAACTGAACCGCGAGCTAGTGGCACAGAATGTTGCGCAATAATGGAATAATAAAGTTGGCCATTGCGGGAAATGACGAGAGCTGAAGCTATGCTCGGTGTTTGGTGACGGAGGGAGGCAAAAGCCATAAAATTCCTTCAAAGGCGGTGGGTTTGCTTCCTTTCGCAGCTTCCACGAGGTGGGTTTAGGTTGAACATGGAACAGGTTTAGCGTTAATCCAGTTTTTTATGCTCGGCGTTCAGTGATTTTAACTGGATTTCTTCCTTCCTAGTTAGATAGTCACATAGTAATAACAAACTTCTATTTCAAAGCGTAGCTTTTGATTCTTGTCGTCCAACTTAGAACGTTAGGATATAAGCCCATATTAACTCCCGTCTCCTCAATCTTATTAACCATACTAATGACTTGTTGATCCATGTAGGACATTGTTTCACCTGTCAAAAACATCATACCGTCTAGAAACTGGTCTAAGAACTTGAGTAGTTCCGCAGAATCCATTTCATTACATCCGAGCATCTCTCCAGAAAAATACTTCGGGTAATACACCTCGAAGAAATCCCTATACAAAATAGCTTGCAGAGCGCCTCTTCTGTTCTCCTTCCATCCGGGAGTCACAGCGCTGACCCGCTTGTACCATTCGCCAACATTCCGATACTTCCCCAGATcataacctgagacgagactcgcgaagacggtcttctttttctgtgattgctgagtttttttcttattccactttgtgtttataccaaatatgcgcatgctgttcaaatcctcacaagaacctctcagaaaaaaaatgattgagtttgcatcacatcgaatcataaatagccgtttgagtgaaatttcatgccagcaaacgtagcagacattagaaataattaatcttctgcttagatttatcagcaactttggaaaaaactgctccgccggctgaggtttttaataacagtttactttgaacacaatacttttcactttttcagccataaaaacggtgggctgcatttgacgtttcgtgagaggggaatctgggctgcatatgacgttgatatttttcctcttcgcgagtctctctcagatcaTAACCTGCCACGTCGAACGTCGTCATAGTAGCCAAAATGCTGATGTCGGCAACCGTCAATCCATCCCCGCCTGCTACGAACTGCTTCCCCTCCAAAAACTTGTCCAACATCTCCACCGCTTGGTCCAATTTCTCCCGTCCTGACTCGCCCGGAAGTTTCATCTCCGGGTAAAACGCTTCCGCAAAGCGTGGATACAGCACCGTAGCGTCGTAAAACAGCCGTTGATTCACCACGGCTCGTTGACGGGGCTGCTTTGGATACAGTTGATCACTGTCTCCGTACTGTTCCACCAGATAGATCGCGATGGCACGTGACTCCCACAAGACGAAATCTCCGTCCACCAATGTCGGTAGACAGTGTTGAGGATTTAGCTGAAAGTATTCACACCATTGACATCGGAACGACTGATCTAATTTCCATTCAATTACCTTGAGAAATTCAGGTTTCAGCTGATCGCCGTTCATCAGATTAACGAGCTTCGGATTCAACTCAACGCCAACGGTGGCCGCTGTCATTTGTACGGCGCGACACGGAGCCGATCCCGGTAAGTAGTAGAAATCCATCGGTTTGCCGTTAATTTCGAACTGACCAACTCAAGTTAATTCGTGAAACTGTGACCAGTCGTCTTCCTCATTACCGTTATCGATTACCAATTATTGCGAGACTGATAAGCACAAATTGAGTACAACGGCTGAGCTTTTCGAATTCGAAAACCCATGATGGCAGATGGCCATGACCGTGAGTGACGGTTTGCGATTAAAGTCGACGCTCACTTGGACCGCTACCAACTACACCCAAATCTCTTATTATGGAATGGGTCGGGGGTACGTAAAACGAACTTTACGTAAATGGAATTCAAACCCGCAAAATTCATTCTGTAggagattttttaaataaatatttaatagACTACTGTGTTGTCCGGATTACAACCGGAATAAAAAGATCTTGACTGTTACTGTCAAACTAGATGTTAACTCATTGGTAGTCAAATTACTCATGAAGACTTAGGTGTCCCTGATAAGGTTTGCTGTGTCCTTACAAGGGCTTTTGTGATTCTAAAATGCTTGTTTCCATGGTGTTGTGGTAACAACTGGGACCCAATATTTCCCCTCTCTTTCATCATTCAGTATGGCTTAAACCGGGCTGGAAGTTGAATCATACGCCGTCCTCTCTCCAGGTTTTGTGTTGCCGGTTGGGCTGCTGCCTCCGTTTCTGGTTCGTCCTCTGTATTTGGAGCTTCGTCCTCGGAAGATTCGTCTATGGACCCATCGTTTCTTCCGGCTTCATCTTTCGATAAATCTTCCGTCAGGTAGGTTATAATCGGACTGGTCGTCAGTGGTTTTAAGAACTGCTGTTGCGCTGCATGTTCGTCCTTAATGCCGGTTGGGAGTCCGAAACCATCGAAGAATATCGAtcgatcggagtaggctgacTTGCTGAACTGCTTTCCGGAGCACGTGTCTTGAACTGGTTAGCAAGCGACCGTATCAAGCGATGTCTATCTCCAAGGAACACACTGTAGCTCACGGATCTGATCTTCTCGATGACGGTTGCTGGTTCCCACTGCCAGGAGTTTACTCGATAAACCTTGGCGTTCACGGAATCTTCGAGCTGGAAACTTCTCTTGACTGCACCGTGCTTCCAGGTGAAAGCGTCGTTTTGCATCGTTCTGTATCTGGATGTGCTTTCTCCTTCGCTTCTGCTTGGCCTGAGCAATGATGAAACGGTTCGTAATGGTCTGCCAAACATCATCTCAGCCATCAAGGGCGTTGGTCGGAAAGGACCGGTAAACTTGCAGGAATGTGACTAAGGCTTCATCTAGCGTCTCTCGTTATCCGAAACGATAATCTCTGGAACGCTGAATGTTTCAAAGGTCTAATTCAGCAGCTTGATCGTGGTTTTCGTTGTGGTCAATTTGGTTGCGTGAACTTCATTCCACTAGGAATAAGGATCCGCTATTACCAGGAAGTAGACCCCATATACTGGACCTGCATAGTCGATATGGATCCTCGACCATGGTTTTGAAGGATAGGGCCAGGATTCCAATGTAGTCTTGGTAGAAACACGTATTGCAGCGCTTGACGACATCTTCGAGCTAGTATACAAAGCTTCATGCAATTGCCTTCATCCGGACCATTCCTGGATGGCCTCAATGGAACTGTTGCAGAACCCTAGCAGAACCCTACGTCGAAACTCGTCGGGAACGACTCAGGAATAATCTCTTAAAAAAACGAGTTAAAACCTGAAGGACTTCTCATTCTATTTGATGACATCCCTGTAGAAATTTTAAGAGGAATTCTGAGAGGAAAccccggaggattttttggaggcccagaacaaatttctggagaaatttcaaaaggaatcccttcaggattATCTGGAAAAATCATAGTAATTCATGTAGTGAAtttcctgggagaattcctgaaggaaactctTGAGGATATTCATGAGGAATTAATAAAGTTATATCTTGTAGAATTCTAAGATTTATTTTCGGTGAaatatccggaagaatttcagaaggGATCTCTGGACAaaatggttggtaaatggctgggcatggcgtaccattggtacctcgcgtacctgaaggaataaaatagacccctttgtgcggtccttagcctcttgcccagcaactcctatccctacctcctcgcggtactggccggggtacgagtaaccttagggaagatcgggtaaccaactcccggggggaactttggtcgtatgttgacagggaagggggggtttgcttttgcttttgcttctgcaaaccttgagcgtctgtactccatgttaggagcggctcacaacagcgtctgttccccatgtcaggggcggctgatcatcgtccgagtgccagagaaggactctaagctaaactgagcactatggtcctccgaacatttagggggaatggtcctccggaaatctagggggttggtgtcaggccctgcaagccagccgtaaaaaaatcaagcaacgaataatcaacgagagaatacgaaccgggacaatcggcgaagaccacagcgacgtaaagggactagcgattggaagctcggtacgtggaactgtaaatctctcaacttcatcggaagcacacgcatactcgccgacgtgctgaaggaccgtggattcggcatcgtagcgttgcaggaagtgtgttggaagggatcaatggtgcgaacgtttagaggtaaccataccatctaccagagctgcggcaatacacatgagctgggaacagcttttatagtgatgggtgatatgcagaggcgcgtgatcgggtggtggccgatcaatgagagaatgtgcaagttgaggatcaaaggccggttcttcaacttcagcataataaacgtgcacagccctcactccggaagcactaatgatgataaagacgctttttacgcgcagcttgaactcgagtacgacagttgcccaagccacgacgtcaaaatcatcataggagatctaaacgctcaggttggccaggaggaggaattcagaccgacgattggaaagttcagcgcccaccggctgacgaacgaaaacggcctacgactaattgattttgccgcctccaagaatatggccattcgtagcacctacttccagcacagccttctgtaccgatacacctggagatcaccacagcagacagaatcgcaaatcgaccacgttccgattgatggtcggcacttctccgacattatcgacgtcaggacctatcgtggcgctaacatcgactctgactctggtgatggtcaaactgcgcccaaaactctccgtcgttaacaacgtatggtaccggttttttttttttttttttttttagtactaAACTTAAGAATATACAGAGATTTTTATCCATAACATAGTGCAACTTATACATAATTATGTTTACACATTTATTTAAACTAGCACACATTACAAAACTTTCCGAAATGTTGCTTACAAGCAACTCTATGGTTCCAACGCATCTCTCGTAGTTGCTTTTTAAAACTGTACAAACCCCCTTCCTTATGCAGATTAAAACTAATTGCCCTACACACAATAAACAAggccattttttgtctactattTTTGGGATTTATCTTTCACGATAA is a genomic window containing:
- the LOC5568355 gene encoding glutathione S-transferase 1 isoform X3, which translates into the protein MDFYYLPGSAPCRAVQMTAAAVGVELNLKLTNLMAGEHMKPEFLKLNPQHCIPTLVDNGFSLWESRAIIAYLVEKYGKDDKLYPKDPQKRAVVNQRLYFDQGTLYQRFADYFYPQVFAKQAPVPDNEKKMLDALDFLNTFLKDSKYVAGDELTIADLSILATVSTFDVAKVDLSKYPNVASWYERLRKEAPGADINEAGCKEFAKYFEK
- the LOC5568355 gene encoding glutathione S-transferase 1 isoform X1, with translation MDFYYLPGSAPCRAVQMTAAAVGVELNLKLTNLMAGEHMKPEFLKLNPQHCVPTLVDGDFSLWESRAIMIYLVDRYAKGEKLYPKDPQKRAVVNQRLYFDMGTLYQRFGDYYYPQIFEGAAANSENYRKIGEALEFLEVFLHDQQFVAGGNCLTLADLSVLATLTTFEVAGYDFSGYKSVHEWYGRIQKVALGADINREWAEAARQFFEKVKAPAQ
- the LOC5568355 gene encoding glutathione S-transferase 1 isoform X2; the encoded protein is MDFYYLPGSAPCRAVQMTAAAVGVELNLKLTNLMAGEHMKPEFLKLNPQHTIPTLVDNGFSLWESRAIMGYLVEKYGKDDKLYPKDPQKRALVNQRLYFDMGVFYQRFGDYWYPQIFAKQPANPENFKKMEEAAGFLNTFLEGHQYAAGDELTIADLSLAASAATYEVAGFDFSKYPNVQAWLERCKKNAPGYDLNQAGADEFKAKFLSGM
- the LOC5568354 gene encoding glutathione S-transferase 1, yielding MDFYYLPGSAPCRAVQMTAATVGVELNPKLVNLMNGDQLKPEFLKLNPQHCLPTLVDGDFVLWESRAIAIYLVEQYGDSDQLYPKQPRQRAVVNQRLFYDATVLYPRFAEAFYPEMKLPGESGREKLDQAVEMLDKFLEGKQFVAGGDGLTVADISILATMTTFDVAGYDLGKYRNVGEWYKRVSAVTPGWKENRRGALQAILYRDFFEVYYPKYFSGEMLGCNEMDSAELLKFLDQFLDGMMFLTGETMSYMDQQVISMVNKIEETGVNMGLYPNVLSWTTRIKSYALK